The following are from one region of the Streptomyces fradiae genome:
- a CDS encoding phage tail domain-containing protein, whose product MAETTTAYAGNTFTADLAPGSLITQDGQIQWAGLLIGPGTPFAVDRTGLQGWEDLPEYDSSDAERPTSHGAWPGSRYAKPRKVGGTIVLAPEYDGLPEALRALRQALALLDEERWLTVRLHGELLAVRARIAQRVVPADQGFATQGSSRMSIQWLASDPRRYAVNEQSVSTGAPQPESGLTWPLTWPLDWGQATSTGDAVAENTGSAATHPVIVFRGPCSMPSITDRTSRRRLRYAIDLAAGDQLTVDTANGTVTLNNTASRRHTAMADSSPEELFTLEPGRSELSFRPDSAAPEAVMSVHWRSAEW is encoded by the coding sequence ATGGCCGAGACCACCACCGCATATGCCGGAAACACCTTCACCGCCGACCTCGCGCCCGGCTCGCTGATCACCCAGGACGGGCAGATCCAGTGGGCCGGGCTGCTCATCGGGCCCGGTACGCCGTTCGCCGTCGACCGGACCGGGCTCCAGGGCTGGGAGGACCTGCCCGAGTACGACTCCTCCGACGCCGAGCGGCCCACCTCGCACGGCGCCTGGCCGGGCTCCCGCTACGCCAAGCCGCGCAAGGTCGGCGGCACCATCGTGCTGGCGCCGGAGTATGACGGCCTGCCCGAGGCGCTGCGCGCGCTGCGCCAGGCCCTCGCGCTGCTCGACGAGGAGCGCTGGCTCACCGTCCGGCTGCACGGCGAACTCCTCGCCGTACGCGCCCGGATCGCCCAGCGGGTCGTCCCGGCCGACCAGGGCTTCGCCACTCAGGGCAGCTCCCGGATGTCCATCCAGTGGCTGGCCTCCGACCCGCGCCGCTACGCCGTCAACGAGCAGTCCGTCTCCACCGGCGCCCCGCAGCCCGAGAGCGGGCTGACCTGGCCGCTGACCTGGCCGCTCGACTGGGGGCAGGCCACCTCCACCGGCGACGCCGTCGCCGAGAACACCGGCTCGGCGGCCACCCACCCGGTGATCGTCTTCCGCGGCCCCTGCTCGATGCCGAGCATCACGGACCGCACCAGCCGGCGCCGGCTGCGGTACGCGATCGACCTGGCCGCCGGCGACCAGCTGACCGTCGACACCGCCAACGGCACGGTGACGCTCAACAACACCGCCTCCCGCCGGCACACCGCGATGGCCGACTCCAGCCCGGAGGAGCTGTTCACGCTCGAACCCGGGCGCAGCGAGCTGTCCTTCCGCCCCGACTCGGCGGCCCCGGAGGCCGTGATGAGCGTCCACTGGCGCAGCGCCGAGTGGTGA
- a CDS encoding tape-measure protein, whose protein sequence is MSAAAIRMPAFGRVTPVMGSLRRGADGAGGTLQRLKGDVQKAAGNMAKLATGIRTAGTSVRTLGSTASGTAGAVRKIQRSKAGAGVKKLGTAAGKARTAAGKFGPAIGGILAILAPLIPITDTITKLMDTYGTIMTVASVAMTGVNLAMRANPIGFLVGILVPVAAWLIEYAMQTETGQKIMKQVFQAVLKGFQSVWKFLQPIIKLIGTAVGAYVKAYLALFKAALKGIGSAIDGIRKIGSAVSSAAGAMRGIASRTMGAIKSAVKPVLSFITDKIPGFFRHAKDAVGKALRGMGDLIKGALSAVLGVVKGPINGLIAFANWIIDGLNKLSINILGKKFGVDIDKIPMLAEGGVVFPGADSAPRIDPLTVLEARRVPAVTEAPRPPHRIRDFHEDPGAGPRSTAEDLLFLAGAHC, encoded by the coding sequence ATGAGTGCCGCCGCCATCCGCATGCCGGCGTTCGGGCGCGTCACTCCGGTGATGGGCTCGCTCAGGCGGGGCGCGGACGGTGCCGGCGGCACACTCCAGCGGCTCAAGGGTGACGTCCAGAAGGCGGCCGGGAACATGGCGAAGCTCGCCACCGGCATCCGCACCGCCGGCACCTCCGTCCGCACCCTCGGCTCCACCGCCTCCGGCACCGCCGGCGCCGTCCGGAAGATCCAGCGGTCCAAGGCCGGCGCCGGTGTCAAGAAGCTGGGCACCGCCGCCGGCAAGGCCCGTACGGCCGCGGGGAAGTTCGGGCCCGCGATCGGCGGGATCCTGGCGATCCTCGCGCCGCTGATCCCGATCACCGACACCATCACCAAGCTGATGGACACGTACGGCACGATCATGACCGTCGCCTCCGTCGCCATGACCGGCGTCAACCTCGCGATGCGCGCCAACCCGATCGGCTTCCTCGTCGGCATCCTCGTGCCCGTCGCCGCCTGGCTCATCGAGTACGCGATGCAGACCGAGACCGGCCAGAAGATCATGAAGCAGGTCTTCCAGGCGGTGCTGAAGGGCTTCCAGTCCGTCTGGAAGTTCCTGCAGCCGATCATCAAGCTCATCGGCACGGCCGTCGGGGCGTACGTCAAGGCGTACCTCGCCCTGTTCAAGGCCGCGCTCAAGGGCATCGGCTCGGCGATCGACGGCATCAGGAAGATCGGCAGTGCCGTCTCCTCCGCCGCCGGTGCCATGCGCGGGATCGCGTCGCGCACCATGGGCGCGATCAAGAGCGCGGTGAAGCCGGTCCTGAGCTTCATCACGGACAAGATCCCGGGCTTCTTCCGGCATGCGAAGGACGCCGTCGGCAAGGCGCTGCGCGGTATGGGCGACCTCATCAAGGGCGCCCTGAGCGCGGTGCTCGGCGTCGTCAAGGGACCGATCAACGGTCTCATCGCCTTCGCCAACTGGATCATCGACGGCCTCAACAAGCTGAGCATCAACATCCTCGGCAAGAAGTTCGGCGTCGACATCGACAAGATCCCGATGCTCGCCGAGGGCGGTGTCGTCTTCCCCGGCGCCGACTCCGCGCCGCGCATCGACCCGCTCACCGTCCTGGAGGCCCGCCGGGTCCCGGCGGTCACCGAGGCGCCGCGGCCGCCGCACCGCATCCGGGACTTCCACGAGGACCCGGGGGCCGGCCCCCGTTCGACCGCCGAGGACCTGCTGTTCCTCGCCGGCGCCCACTGCTGA
- a CDS encoding phage tail protein has protein sequence MSLVKSLKGASDGLRNLKTQASGAGTSVKKVGDAGKSASGQLKTLKTNAQGSNTQLKNLKTASDNAEKAMSKAGKTAESAGKKLGKYESGAGKASKGQDKLNKSMKGNFLARLIDLFMPLIEKIVDMALQSKTMQKILKKAFDAIKTVISSVMKAIGPIMKKAGALIKTVWNGIKKAVSTVVKAVATVIKTYVKIWKTVITTVMNAIKTVIRTVWNGIKAVITPVVNWIKTAIPNAFRAVKDKMSSIWNGLKDIATRAFNGIKSGVSGPINAVIGLINRMIRAVNGVKVSVPGWVPIVGGKTFGVNIPTIPMLATGGVVMPRSGGVPAILAEAGEAEAVLPLSKLDRLLALTARRARMSAQMQGGRGTGAGLHIEHYHAARGSDPQSTADALMYLAKARG, from the coding sequence ATGTCTCTCGTCAAGTCCCTCAAGGGCGCGTCCGACGGTCTGCGCAACCTCAAGACCCAGGCATCCGGCGCCGGCACCTCGGTCAAGAAGGTCGGCGACGCCGGAAAGTCCGCCTCCGGGCAGCTCAAGACCCTCAAGACCAACGCCCAGGGCTCCAACACCCAGCTGAAGAACCTCAAGACGGCCTCGGACAACGCCGAGAAGGCCATGTCGAAGGCCGGCAAGACCGCCGAGTCCGCCGGAAAGAAGCTCGGCAAGTACGAGTCCGGCGCCGGCAAGGCGTCCAAGGGCCAGGACAAGCTCAACAAGTCGATGAAGGGCAATTTCCTCGCTCGGCTCATCGACCTCTTCATGCCGCTGATCGAGAAGATCGTCGACATGGCCCTGCAGTCGAAGACGATGCAGAAGATCCTGAAGAAGGCCTTCGACGCCATCAAGACCGTGATCAGCTCGGTCATGAAGGCCATCGGCCCGATCATGAAGAAGGCCGGCGCCCTGATCAAGACGGTGTGGAACGGCATCAAGAAGGCCGTCTCCACCGTCGTCAAGGCGGTCGCCACCGTCATCAAGACCTACGTGAAGATCTGGAAGACGGTCATCACCACGGTCATGAACGCGATCAAGACGGTGATCCGCACCGTCTGGAACGGCATCAAGGCCGTCATCACCCCGGTGGTCAACTGGATCAAGACGGCGATCCCGAACGCCTTCCGGGCCGTCAAGGACAAGATGTCGTCCATCTGGAACGGCCTCAAGGACATCGCGACCCGGGCGTTCAACGGCATCAAGAGCGGTGTGTCCGGCCCGATCAACGCCGTCATCGGCCTGATCAACCGGATGATCCGCGCCGTCAACGGCGTCAAGGTCAGCGTCCCCGGCTGGGTGCCGATCGTCGGCGGCAAGACCTTCGGCGTGAACATCCCGACCATCCCGATGCTCGCCACCGGTGGTGTCGTCATGCCGCGCTCCGGCGGTGTCCCGGCGATCCTCGCCGAGGCCGGCGAGGCCGAGGCCGTCCTGCCGCTCTCCAAGCTGGACCGGCTGCTCGCCCTCACCGCCCGCCGCGCCCGCATGTCGGCGCAGATGCAGGGCGGCCGGGGCACCGGCGCCGGACTGCACATCGAGCACTACCACGCGGCCCGGGGCAGTGACCCGCAGTCCACGGCGGACGCGCTGATGTACCTGGCGAAGGCACGCGGATGA
- a CDS encoding phage tail protein, whose protein sequence is MAGNNSAEIRVAGTGKLYIGAVGATAPVFGTAEPADTDWGTGWTNLGYTTGDGVTFSKKDKLEPIDSWQSVSPVHYIYSARDLSLKFSLLQFNEDTLKLFMGGGKVEADGTPADSYKYEISERPFADVRALGLEFTDAKAGATGNVAVTYRFIIPRGQVTATDDIKLARKAASTLGITFTAMSNGAGQPLATFHMKDTSYAA, encoded by the coding sequence ATGGCAGGAAACAACTCCGCCGAGATCCGCGTCGCCGGTACCGGCAAGCTCTACATCGGTGCCGTCGGCGCCACCGCCCCGGTCTTCGGCACCGCCGAGCCGGCCGACACCGACTGGGGCACCGGCTGGACGAACCTGGGCTACACGACCGGTGACGGCGTCACCTTCTCCAAGAAGGACAAGCTGGAGCCCATCGACTCGTGGCAGTCGGTCTCCCCGGTGCACTACATCTACTCGGCCCGTGACCTCTCGCTGAAGTTCTCCCTGCTCCAGTTCAACGAGGACACCCTGAAGCTCTTCATGGGCGGCGGCAAGGTCGAGGCCGACGGCACGCCGGCGGACTCCTACAAGTACGAGATCTCCGAGCGTCCGTTCGCGGACGTGCGCGCCCTCGGCCTGGAGTTCACCGACGCCAAGGCCGGCGCCACCGGCAACGTCGCGGTCACGTACCGCTTCATCATCCCGCGCGGCCAGGTGACCGCCACCGACGACATCAAGCTGGCCCGCAAGGCGGCGTCCACCCTGGGCATCACCTTCACGGCCATGTCGAACGGCGCCGGCCAGCCGCTGGCCACCTTCCACATGAAGGACACCAGCTACGCGGCCTGA
- a CDS encoding WhiB family transcriptional regulator: MHQPDTTPWQAAAACAGLSPSVVFSRRGKEAAPALRACAVCPVSRECEAAVAPAESWFDGVCAGRLWRNGRPVKPRRSRRGAAAEFATADALDEAASTLTPALAGSAAGGTRG; encoded by the coding sequence TTGCACCAGCCCGACACCACCCCATGGCAGGCCGCCGCCGCGTGCGCCGGCCTCTCCCCGTCCGTCGTCTTCTCCCGGCGCGGCAAGGAGGCGGCCCCGGCCCTGCGCGCCTGCGCCGTCTGCCCCGTCAGCCGGGAGTGCGAGGCCGCGGTCGCCCCCGCCGAGAGCTGGTTCGACGGCGTCTGCGCGGGCCGGCTGTGGCGCAACGGACGCCCGGTGAAGCCGCGCCGGTCCCGCCGGGGCGCGGCGGCCGAGTTCGCCACGGCCGATGCCCTGGACGAGGCCGCGTCCACCCTGACCCCCGCGCTCGCCGGCTCCGCCGCCGGAGGCACCCGTGGCTGA
- a CDS encoding helix-turn-helix transcriptional regulator, producing MSTQGLDEFAGWVEGLMRARGYDIDSPRGGGKSRIADEAGVHRAAVTRLLQRQSMPDLETMRRIAPLLGVSVRDMLIRSGRVTPEELPLAADLLPPGDWQPTMEDFARWLGVPDERMDVFVKVVHQFLEPEPETGETRPAGEARRAAQD from the coding sequence ATGAGCACTCAAGGGCTCGACGAGTTCGCGGGCTGGGTCGAGGGCCTGATGCGGGCGCGCGGCTACGACATCGACAGCCCCCGCGGCGGCGGGAAGTCCCGGATCGCCGACGAGGCCGGCGTCCATCGCGCGGCCGTGACCCGGCTGCTGCAGCGCCAGAGCATGCCCGACCTGGAGACCATGCGCAGGATCGCCCCGCTCCTCGGGGTCTCCGTCCGCGACATGCTCATCCGGTCCGGCCGGGTGACCCCGGAGGAGCTGCCGCTCGCGGCGGACCTGCTGCCGCCGGGCGACTGGCAGCCGACCATGGAGGACTTCGCGCGCTGGCTCGGCGTCCCCGACGAGCGGATGGACGTCTTCGTCAAGGTCGTCCACCAGTTCCTGGAGCCCGAGCCCGAGACCGGCGAGACCCGGCCCGCGGGCGAGGCCCGCCGCGCCGCCCAGGACTGA
- the rpsL gene encoding 30S ribosomal protein S12 yields MPTIQQLVRKGRQDKVEKNKTPALEGSPQRRGVCTRVFTTTPKKPNSALRKVARVRLTSGIEVTAYIPGEGHNLQEHSIVLVRGGRVKDLPGVRYKIIRGSLDTQGVKNRKQARSRYGAKKEK; encoded by the coding sequence GTGCCTACGATCCAGCAGCTGGTCCGCAAGGGCCGGCAGGACAAGGTCGAGAAGAACAAGACGCCCGCACTCGAGGGTTCGCCTCAGCGCCGCGGCGTCTGCACGCGTGTGTTCACGACCACCCCGAAGAAGCCGAACTCGGCCCTCCGTAAGGTCGCGCGTGTGCGTCTGACCAGCGGCATCGAGGTCACGGCCTACATTCCGGGTGAGGGACACAACCTGCAGGAGCACTCCATCGTGCTCGTGCGTGGTGGCCGTGTGAAGGACCTGCCGGGTGTTCGTTACAAGATCATCCGCGGTTCGCTTGACACCCAGGGTGTCAAGAACCGCAAGCAGGCTCGCAGCCGCTACGGCGCCAAGAAGGAGAAGTAA
- the rpsG gene encoding 30S ribosomal protein S7: MPRKGPAPKRPVIIDPVYNSPLVTSLINKILLDGKRSTAERIVYGAMEGLREKTGADPVVTLKRALENVKPSLEVKSRRVGGATYQVPIEVKPGRASTLALRWLVGYSRARREKTMTERLMNELLDASNGLGASVKKREDTHKMAESNKAFAHYRW; encoded by the coding sequence ATGCCTCGTAAGGGCCCCGCCCCGAAGCGCCCGGTCATCATCGACCCGGTCTACAACTCTCCTCTTGTCACCTCGCTGATCAACAAGATCCTGCTGGACGGCAAGCGCTCCACCGCCGAGCGCATCGTCTACGGCGCCATGGAAGGCCTCCGCGAGAAGACCGGTGCTGACCCGGTCGTCACGCTGAAGCGCGCGCTGGAGAACGTCAAGCCGTCCCTCGAGGTCAAGTCCCGCCGTGTCGGTGGCGCCACCTACCAGGTGCCGATCGAGGTCAAGCCCGGTCGCGCGTCCACCCTGGCGCTGCGCTGGCTGGTCGGCTACTCCCGCGCCCGTCGCGAGAAGACCATGACCGAGCGCCTCATGAACGAGCTCCTCGACGCCTCGAACGGCCTCGGTGCTTCGGTCAAGAAGCGCGAGGACACGCACAAGATGGCCGAGTCCAACAAGGCCTTCGCGCACTACCGCTGGTAG
- the fusA gene encoding elongation factor G, with product MATTSLDLAKVRNIGIMAHIDAGKTTTTERILFYTGVSYKIGEVHDGAATMDWMEQEQERGITITSAATTCHWPLEDVDHTINIIDTPGHVDFTVEVERSLRVLDGAVTVFDGVAGVEPQSETVWRQADRYGVPRICFVNKLDRTGAEFFRCVNMIEERLGAVPIVMQLPIGAEADFQGVVDLVRMKALVWSAEASKGEMYDVVDIPDTHTELAEEYRGKLVEVVAENDDAMMELFLEGTEPTEEQLYEAIRRITLKSGNPENTTVTPVFCGTAFKNKGVQPLLDAVVRYLPSPLDIEAIEGHAVGNPEEVVKRKPSDEEPLSALAFKIMSDPHLGKLTFVRVYSGRLESGSSVLNSVKGKKERIGKIYRMHANKREEIASVGAGDIIAVMGLKQTTTGETLCDDKAPVILESMDFPAPVIQVAIEPKSKGDQEKLGVAIQRLAEEDPSFQVHSDEETGQTIIGGMGELHLEVLVDRMRREFKVEANVGKPQVAYRETIRKAVERVDYTHKKQTGGTGQFAKVQIGIEPIEGGEASYEFVNKVTGGRIPREYIPSVDAGAQEAMQFGILAGYEMTGVRVILHDGAYHEVDSSELAFKIAGSQAFKEAARKASPVLLEPMMAVEVTTPEDYMGEVVGDINSRRGQIQAMEERHGARIVKGLVPLSEMFGYVGDLRSKTSGRASYSMQFDSYAEVPRNVAEEIIAKAKGE from the coding sequence ATGGCTACCACTTCGCTTGACCTGGCCAAGGTGCGCAACATCGGCATCATGGCCCACATCGACGCGGGCAAGACGACCACCACCGAGCGGATCCTGTTCTACACCGGTGTCTCGTACAAGATCGGTGAAGTCCACGACGGCGCTGCCACGATGGACTGGATGGAGCAGGAGCAGGAGCGCGGCATCACCATCACGTCCGCCGCGACGACCTGCCACTGGCCGCTCGAGGACGTCGATCACACGATCAACATCATCGACACGCCGGGTCACGTCGACTTCACCGTCGAGGTGGAGCGTTCGCTGCGCGTGCTCGACGGTGCTGTGACGGTGTTCGACGGCGTGGCCGGCGTCGAGCCGCAGTCCGAGACCGTCTGGCGTCAGGCGGACCGCTACGGCGTTCCGCGCATCTGCTTCGTCAACAAGCTCGACCGCACCGGCGCCGAGTTCTTCCGCTGCGTCAACATGATCGAGGAGCGCCTCGGCGCCGTCCCGATCGTGATGCAGCTCCCGATCGGTGCCGAGGCCGACTTCCAGGGCGTCGTCGACCTCGTCCGCATGAAGGCCCTCGTCTGGTCCGCCGAGGCCAGCAAGGGTGAGATGTACGACGTCGTCGACATCCCCGACACCCACACCGAGCTCGCCGAGGAGTACCGCGGCAAGCTGGTCGAGGTCGTCGCGGAGAACGACGACGCGATGATGGAACTCTTCCTCGAGGGCACCGAGCCCACCGAGGAGCAGCTGTACGAGGCCATCCGCCGCATCACGCTCAAGTCCGGCAACCCGGAGAACACCACGGTCACCCCGGTGTTCTGCGGCACCGCGTTCAAGAACAAGGGCGTCCAGCCCCTGCTCGACGCGGTCGTGCGCTACCTCCCCTCCCCGCTCGACATCGAGGCCATCGAGGGCCACGCGGTCGGCAACCCGGAGGAGGTCGTCAAGCGCAAGCCGTCCGACGAAGAGCCGCTGTCGGCGCTCGCGTTCAAGATCATGAGCGACCCGCACCTGGGCAAGCTCACCTTCGTCCGCGTGTACTCCGGCCGCCTCGAGTCCGGTTCCTCTGTCCTCAACTCCGTTAAGGGCAAGAAGGAGCGCATCGGCAAGATCTACCGCATGCACGCGAACAAGCGTGAGGAGATCGCGTCGGTGGGCGCCGGCGACATCATCGCCGTGATGGGTCTCAAGCAGACCACCACCGGTGAGACGCTCTGTGACGACAAGGCCCCGGTCATCCTGGAGTCCATGGACTTCCCGGCCCCGGTCATCCAGGTCGCCATCGAGCCGAAGTCCAAGGGCGACCAGGAGAAGCTGGGTGTCGCCATCCAGCGTCTCGCGGAGGAGGACCCCTCCTTCCAGGTCCACTCGGACGAGGAGACCGGCCAGACCATCATCGGCGGTATGGGCGAGCTGCACCTCGAGGTGCTGGTCGACCGCATGCGCCGTGAGTTCAAGGTCGAGGCCAACGTCGGCAAGCCGCAGGTGGCCTACCGCGAGACGATCCGCAAGGCCGTCGAGCGCGTGGACTACACGCACAAGAAGCAGACCGGTGGTACGGGTCAGTTCGCCAAGGTCCAGATCGGCATCGAGCCGATCGAGGGCGGCGAGGCCTCGTACGAGTTCGTGAACAAGGTCACCGGTGGCCGCATCCCGCGCGAGTACATCCCCTCGGTCGACGCGGGTGCGCAGGAGGCCATGCAGTTCGGCATCCTCGCCGGCTACGAGATGACCGGCGTCCGTGTGATCCTGCACGACGGTGCCTACCACGAGGTCGACTCCTCCGAGCTCGCCTTCAAGATCGCCGGCTCGCAGGCCTTCAAGGAGGCCGCGCGCAAGGCTTCGCCCGTGCTCCTCGAGCCGATGATGGCCGTCGAGGTCACCACGCCCGAGGACTACATGGGTGAGGTCGTCGGCGACATCAACTCCCGCCGTGGCCAGATCCAGGCCATGGAGGAGCGTCACGGTGCCCGCATCGTGAAGGGCCTCGTGCCCCTGTCGGAGATGTTCGGCTACGTCGGCGACCTCCGCAGCAAGACCTCGGGTCGCGCAAGCTACTCGATGCAGTTCGACTCCTACGCCGAGGTTCCGCGGAACGTCGCCGAGGAGATCATCGCGAAGGCCAAGGGCGAGTAA
- the tuf gene encoding elongation factor Tu, translating into MAKAKFERTKPHVNIGTIGHIDHGKTTLTAAITKVLHDAYPDLNEASAFDQIDKAPEERQRGITISIAHVEYQTEQRHYAHVDCPGHADYIKNMITGAAQMDGAILVVAATDGPMPQTKEHVLLARQVGVPYIVVALNKADMVDDEEILELVELEVRELLTEYEFPGDDLPVVRVSALKALEGDKEWGEKLLGLMKAVDESIPQPERDVDKPFLMPIEDVFTITGRGTVVTGRIERGVLKVNETVDIIGIKTEKTTTTVTGIEMFRKLLDEGQAGENVGLLLRGIKREDVERGQVIIKPGSVTPHTEFEAQAYILSKDEGGRHTPFFNNYRPQFYFRTTDVTGVVTLPEGTEMVMPGDNTSMSVALIQPVAMEEGLKFAIREGGRTVGAGQVVKITK; encoded by the coding sequence GTGGCGAAGGCGAAGTTCGAGCGGACTAAGCCGCACGTCAACATCGGCACCATCGGTCACATCGACCACGGTAAGACGACCCTCACGGCCGCCATTACCAAGGTGCTGCACGACGCGTACCCGGACCTGAACGAGGCCTCGGCCTTCGACCAGATCGACAAGGCTCCCGAGGAGCGCCAGCGCGGTATCACGATCTCGATCGCGCACGTCGAGTACCAGACCGAGCAGCGTCACTACGCCCACGTCGACTGCCCGGGTCACGCGGACTACATCAAGAACATGATCACCGGTGCCGCGCAGATGGACGGCGCCATCCTCGTGGTCGCCGCCACCGACGGCCCGATGCCGCAGACCAAGGAGCACGTGCTCCTGGCCCGCCAGGTCGGCGTTCCGTACATCGTCGTCGCCCTGAACAAGGCCGACATGGTGGACGACGAGGAGATCCTGGAGCTCGTCGAGCTCGAGGTCCGTGAGCTCCTCACCGAGTACGAGTTCCCGGGCGACGACCTGCCGGTCGTCCGCGTCTCGGCGCTCAAGGCGCTCGAGGGCGACAAGGAGTGGGGCGAGAAGCTCCTCGGCCTCATGAAGGCCGTGGACGAGTCCATCCCGCAGCCCGAGCGTGACGTCGACAAGCCGTTCCTGATGCCGATCGAGGACGTCTTCACGATCACCGGTCGTGGCACCGTCGTCACCGGTCGTATCGAGCGTGGTGTCCTCAAGGTCAACGAGACCGTCGACATCATCGGCATCAAGACCGAGAAGACCACCACCACGGTCACCGGCATCGAGATGTTCCGCAAGCTGCTCGACGAGGGCCAGGCCGGTGAGAACGTCGGTCTGCTCCTCCGTGGCATCAAGCGCGAGGACGTCGAGCGCGGCCAGGTCATCATCAAGCCCGGTTCGGTCACGCCGCACACCGAGTTCGAGGCCCAGGCCTACATCCTGTCGAAGGACGAGGGTGGCCGTCACACCCCGTTCTTCAACAACTACCGCCCGCAGTTCTACTTCCGTACCACGGACGTGACCGGCGTCGTGACCCTCCCCGAGGGCACCGAGATGGTCATGCCGGGCGACAACACCTCCATGAGCGTCGCGCTGATCCAGCCCGTCGCCATGGAGGAGGGCCTCAAGTTCGCCATCCGTGAGGGTGGCCGGACCGTCGGCGCCGGCCAGGTCGTCAAGATCACCAAGTAA
- the nshR gene encoding NshR/TsnR family 23S rRNA methyltransferase — protein sequence MASLDIIEERSDPAVQRIIDVTKHSRSVVKTVLIEDIEPLLQSIRAGVEFAEVYGLDTAPPPAELLEACEKRGIRVRLLASALANQVFKAEKKPKLFGIAKVPRPSRFKDLADRTGDVILLDGVKIVGNIGAIVRTAFALGAAGIVLVDSDLPTIADRRLIRASRGYVFSLPIVLASRDEALQHLRESGLRPMVFEADGDHTVGDLGAIDERIVLMFGSEKTGPSGALTDIAAESVSIPMNPAAESLNVSVSAGIALHARARRNLGA from the coding sequence GTGGCCAGTCTCGACATCATCGAAGAACGTTCCGATCCCGCGGTCCAGCGGATCATCGATGTCACCAAGCACTCGAGGTCCGTCGTCAAGACGGTGCTGATCGAGGACATCGAACCCCTTCTGCAGAGCATCCGCGCCGGAGTCGAGTTCGCCGAGGTCTACGGCCTGGACACCGCGCCGCCGCCGGCCGAGCTCCTCGAAGCCTGCGAGAAGCGCGGCATCCGGGTCCGGCTGCTCGCCTCCGCGCTCGCCAACCAGGTCTTCAAGGCCGAGAAGAAGCCCAAGCTCTTCGGCATCGCCAAGGTGCCGCGGCCCAGCCGCTTCAAGGACCTGGCCGACCGGACCGGCGACGTCATCCTGCTCGACGGCGTGAAGATCGTCGGCAACATCGGTGCCATCGTCCGCACCGCCTTCGCGCTCGGCGCCGCCGGCATCGTGCTCGTCGACAGCGACCTGCCGACCATCGCCGACCGGCGCCTGATCCGGGCCAGCCGGGGTTACGTGTTCTCCCTGCCGATCGTCCTCGCCTCCCGCGACGAGGCGCTGCAGCACCTGCGGGAGAGCGGACTGCGCCCGATGGTCTTCGAGGCCGACGGCGACCACACGGTCGGCGACCTCGGCGCCATCGACGAGCGGATCGTCCTGATGTTCGGCAGCGAGAAGACCGGACCTTCCGGGGCGCTCACGGACATCGCGGCCGAATCGGTGTCGATCCCCATGAACCCGGCTGCGGAGTCGCTCAACGTCTCCGTCTCGGCCGGCATCGCGCTGCACGCGCGGGCCCGCCGCAATCTCGGCGCCTGA